The stretch of DNA TTCCGAGCTTTTGCATTTTGTCCCGATAATGATGCCTGGTAAATTCTCTTTTGCAGCTTAAATACTACCCGTTGAACTTTCGCCCAATTGATAGTATTCCATGCAGTCGTAGTCTTGGTTATACTCGTTTTCACCGTTTTAACTGCTAATTAAAACCTTACCTAACAACTAAACCGGACTCCATGGGCATATCTTAAACATTACGTTTAAGCATTAGCTTCAGAATCCATCTCTC from Planktothrix tepida PCC 9214 encodes:
- a CDS encoding reverse transcriptase N-terminal domain-containing protein, with the protein product MKTSITKTTTAWNTINWAKVQRVVFKLQKRIYQASLSGQNAKAR